A single Candoia aspera isolate rCanAsp1 chromosome 7, rCanAsp1.hap2, whole genome shotgun sequence DNA region contains:
- the C1QTNF6 gene encoding complement C1q tumor necrosis factor-related protein 6, which produces MEAIPVSIPLAFLVLPLFVLGAPSEELSPQEVTPSLSGCKRCCDSLDVPGSSEASHGADRPRSLPFVMPEVRPYINITILKGEKGDQGEAGVPGKWGKEGPPGDRGPQGPKGSKGQMGAPGDPCKHQYAAFSVGRKKALHSNEGYQALIFDTVFVNLYSHFDMFKGKFYCYVAGLYFFSLNVHTWNFKETYMHVMRNDQEEVILYAQPSDRSIMQSQSLMLELRENDEVWVRLYKRERDNAIYSDDVDVYITFSGYLIKPSLE; this is translated from the exons ATGGAAGCCATCCCAGTCAGCATCCCCCTGGCCTTTCTTGTGCTCCCACTTTTTGTGCTTGGGGCTCCCAGTGAGGAGCTTAGCCCACAAGAAGTCACTCCCAGCCTGAGTGGCTGCAAGAGATGCTGTGACTCCCTGGATGTCCCTGGGTCCTCCGAAGCCAGTCATGGTGCAGACAGACCTCGCTCTTTGCCATTTGTAATGCCAGAAGTTCGTCCATATATCAACATCACAATTCTGAAAG GGGAAAAAGGAGATCAAGGAGAGGCTGGAGTTCCtgggaaatggggcaaagagGGACCCCCCGGTGATCGGGGACCCCAGGGCCCAAAGGGCAGCAAGGGACAAATGGGGGCACCTGGAGATCCCTGCAAGCACCAGTATGCAGCTTTCTCAGTGGGCCGGAAGAAGGCTCTCCACAGTAATGAAGGCTACCAGGCTTTGATCTTTGACACTGTCTTTGTGAACCTCTATAGCCACTTTGACATGTTTAAGGGCAAGTTCTACTGCTATGTGGCAGGCCTGTATTTCTTCAGTCTCAATGTCCACACCTGGAATTTCAAGGAGACCTACATGCATGTCATGCGGAATGACCAAGAGGAGGTCATTCTCTATGCTCAGCCCAGTGACCGCAGCATTATGCAAAGCCAGAGTCTGATGCTGGAGCTGCGGGAGAATGATGAGGTTTGGGTGCGTCTCTACAAGCGAGAGCGTGACAATGCCATCTACAGTGATGATGTGGATGTCTACATCACTTTCAGTGGCTATCTGATCAAGCCCAGTCTCGAATAG